The following are from one region of the Noviherbaspirillum sedimenti genome:
- a CDS encoding PHB depolymerase family esterase, with amino-acid sequence MKTRPGLDIDPKQIYVTGLSSGGGVVVTLGCVAPDVFSGMGINTGPALNTAANAGVGSKAARTPQQIANDCKAYAGPNSTALLSQLTSVVNGSKDTTVDPTHSWANRDGMKIAYGATFGGDSFTEVKSVGKIWKDNQDRPRVSYIEATDMAHAWPAGAGGSGGGYWVDYTHVNYPAYVTKFFFENNLRVERDPNATTTTTTTTTTTTTTTTEAPAPAPTPTPTPTPTPTPTPTPTPTPTPTPTAICYTASNYAHVLAGRAYSFWGVARVVGSNEYMGFVNTFTSTTLKKTGTYSYAIGTCN; translated from the coding sequence GTGAAGACACGCCCTGGCCTGGATATCGATCCGAAACAGATCTATGTGACTGGTTTGTCCTCTGGCGGTGGCGTTGTCGTCACGCTGGGTTGCGTTGCCCCCGACGTTTTCTCCGGCATGGGCATCAACACCGGTCCCGCGCTGAACACCGCTGCCAACGCCGGCGTCGGCTCCAAGGCAGCCCGCACGCCGCAGCAAATCGCTAATGACTGCAAGGCCTACGCCGGCCCCAACAGCACAGCGCTGCTGTCGCAACTGACTTCGGTCGTCAACGGCTCCAAGGACACGACAGTCGACCCCACCCATTCCTGGGCCAATCGTGACGGCATGAAGATCGCTTACGGCGCCACCTTCGGCGGCGACAGCTTTACGGAAGTCAAGAGCGTTGGCAAGATCTGGAAAGATAACCAGGATCGGCCTCGTGTGTCTTATATTGAAGCAACCGACATGGCGCACGCATGGCCAGCAGGTGCGGGCGGCAGCGGCGGCGGTTACTGGGTGGATTACACGCACGTCAATTACCCGGCCTACGTGACCAAGTTCTTCTTTGAGAACAACCTGCGTGTAGAGCGCGATCCGAACGCAACGACGACGACGACCACCACAACCACGACGACCACCACAACCACGACCGAGGCGCCGGCTCCTGCACCGACGCCAACGCCAACGCCAACACCGACACCGACACCAACACCAACACCGACACCAACACCGACACCAACACCGACCGCAATCTGCTACACGGCGAGCAACTACGCACACGTGCTGGCTGGCCGCGCCTACAGCTTCTGGGGTGTTGCACGAGTGGTTGGTTCGAACGAGTACATGGGCTTCGTGAACACGTTCACCAGCACCACGCTGAAGAAAACCGGCACCTACTCCTACGCGATCGGCACCTGCAACTAA
- the ftsH gene encoding ATP-dependent zinc metalloprotease FtsH: protein MDWQKQNSSKPGSPPGSRPPSGGDNWQDVLPRKTWLVFLGVLLANYLLMRFLFPVQDEPLTIPYTVFKAEVAKGNVTAIFSQGAGIEGRFTAPVTWPTPQDQQAATREHALPKPRSAQTFTTTLPQFVGPELEAFLIDNKVEISAVPIQAGSAWATLLFGFGPAILLIAFYVWLYRRATQQGGGIGGGMFGIGKSKARRYDQESNARVTFDDVAGIDEAEDELIEIVDFLRNPAKYTRLGGTAPKGVLLVGAPGTGKTLLAKAVAGEAGVPFFSMSAAEFVEMIVGVGAARVRDLFKQARENAPAIIFIDEIDTIGRARGQVVLGGSSEQEQTLNQILTEMDGFSSREGIIVLAATNQPDVLDKALLRPGRFDRRVVLNLPDKTGREAILKVHTRKVPLAADASLAELAASTPGLSGADLKNLVNEAALLAARREQNEVRLKDFMDALEKIVLGPERPLLLSDADRERIAYHESGHAILGLLVPGADPVNRVTIVPRGQSLGVTYQRPQTDRYNYPEAYLRARIIGMLGGRAAEEIVYGSKTTGAESDIEQATHLARNMVTRWGMSDALGMVQLAPQQNLYLGTEFGGARGFSEETARRIDDEVQRIIGECHAQARRLLEQHRAQLDSLVAALLARETLDEQEILAATGLPPAPPLESRPLPLRAPPA from the coding sequence ATGGACTGGCAGAAGCAGAACAGCAGCAAACCGGGTTCCCCACCGGGAAGCCGACCGCCGTCGGGTGGCGACAACTGGCAAGACGTCTTGCCGCGCAAGACCTGGCTGGTCTTCCTTGGCGTGCTGCTGGCCAATTACCTGCTGATGCGTTTCCTGTTCCCGGTGCAAGATGAGCCGCTGACCATTCCCTATACCGTGTTCAAGGCGGAAGTGGCAAAGGGCAATGTCACCGCGATTTTCAGCCAGGGCGCCGGCATCGAGGGCCGCTTCACGGCGCCGGTCACCTGGCCGACGCCGCAAGACCAGCAAGCCGCGACGCGTGAGCACGCGCTGCCAAAGCCGCGCAGCGCACAGACCTTCACCACCACGCTGCCGCAATTTGTCGGGCCCGAACTGGAAGCGTTTTTGATCGATAACAAAGTCGAGATCAGCGCGGTACCGATCCAGGCGGGCAGCGCCTGGGCCACCCTGCTGTTCGGTTTTGGCCCGGCCATCTTGCTGATTGCTTTCTATGTCTGGCTGTACCGGCGCGCGACGCAACAAGGCGGCGGCATCGGCGGCGGCATGTTCGGCATCGGCAAGAGCAAGGCGCGCCGCTATGACCAGGAAAGCAATGCCCGCGTGACTTTCGATGATGTCGCCGGCATCGACGAAGCCGAGGACGAGTTGATCGAAATCGTCGACTTCCTGCGCAATCCCGCCAAATACACTCGCCTGGGCGGCACCGCGCCCAAAGGTGTACTGCTGGTCGGCGCGCCAGGCACCGGCAAGACGCTGCTGGCCAAGGCGGTCGCCGGCGAAGCCGGGGTGCCGTTCTTTTCGATGAGCGCCGCCGAATTCGTCGAGATGATCGTCGGCGTCGGCGCCGCCCGCGTGCGCGATCTGTTCAAGCAGGCGCGCGAAAACGCCCCGGCGATCATCTTCATCGACGAAATCGACACCATCGGCCGCGCCCGCGGCCAGGTAGTGCTGGGCGGTTCCAGCGAACAGGAGCAGACCCTGAACCAGATCCTGACCGAGATGGACGGCTTTTCCAGCCGCGAAGGCATCATCGTCCTGGCGGCGACCAACCAGCCCGATGTGCTCGACAAGGCGCTGCTGCGGCCCGGGCGCTTCGACCGGCGCGTGGTGCTGAACCTGCCCGACAAGACCGGCCGCGAAGCGATCCTCAAGGTCCATACGCGCAAGGTGCCGCTGGCCGCAGACGCCAGCCTGGCCGAGTTGGCCGCCAGCACGCCGGGGCTGTCCGGCGCCGACCTGAAGAACCTGGTGAACGAAGCCGCGCTGCTGGCGGCGCGGCGCGAACAGAATGAAGTGCGGCTGAAGGATTTCATGGATGCCCTGGAAAAGATCGTGCTCGGCCCCGAACGCCCGCTGCTGCTCAGCGACGCCGACCGTGAACGCATCGCCTACCATGAAAGCGGGCACGCCATCCTCGGCCTGCTGGTGCCAGGCGCCGATCCAGTCAACCGCGTCACCATCGTGCCGCGCGGGCAGTCCCTCGGCGTGACGTACCAGCGCCCGCAAACCGACCGCTACAATTATCCCGAGGCCTACCTGCGCGCCAGGATCATCGGTATGCTGGGCGGTCGCGCCGCCGAGGAAATCGTCTATGGCAGCAAGACCACCGGCGCCGAAAGCGATATCGAGCAGGCCACGCACCTGGCGCGCAACATGGTGACGCGCTGGGGTATGAGCGATGCGCTCGGCATGGTGCAACTGGCGCCGCAACAGAACCTTTATCTGGGCACCGAATTCGGCGGCGCGCGCGGCTTCAGCGAAGAAACCGCGCGCCGCATCGATGACGAAGTACAACGGATTATCGGCGAATGCCATGCGCAGGCACGGCGGCTGCTTGAACAGCATCGCGCGCAACTCGACAGCCTGGTCGCGGCCCTGCTGGCGCGGGAAACACTGGATGAGCAGGAAATTCTCGCGGCCACCGGCTTGCCGCCGGCACCGCCTTTGGAATCGCGCCCGCTGCCCTTGCGCGCGCCGCCCGCTTAG
- a CDS encoding sterol desaturase family protein has translation MHATTATHCRNFAVFAGSAMLLLLGLPSLKSHVQDTAVDISMAGLLLVMAKAFLKFLPLMLALLVELSLAPEKRLFCARLFKWQKSRRIDLYSFILSHMHRVHAILNMAFTFGIPILLDRLIKNSMPRNFSLFALLERHAGYALAVLAFVFVATFFNYWEHRLWHSRILWPIHRFHHSATDYNALTETRKHFTETLLTPLFFTLPLSLLGAPLEFVATYLALILFQGFMNHTDQGISYGWIGRHLWIDPLYHKLHHSSAAEHMNMNFSGTLPLWDRLFGTYAPAHGELAVGVSGAPHYDTLPYWKIHLRDFSDLLINLGTALKDKLGRRGSIGRGGN, from the coding sequence ATGCACGCCACCACCGCCACACATTGTCGCAATTTTGCGGTTTTTGCCGGCAGCGCCATGCTGCTGTTGCTTGGCCTTCCGTCCCTGAAATCACATGTCCAGGATACCGCTGTCGATATCAGCATGGCCGGCTTATTGCTCGTCATGGCAAAAGCCTTCCTCAAGTTCCTGCCGCTGATGCTGGCGCTGCTGGTCGAACTCAGCCTTGCACCTGAAAAACGCCTGTTCTGCGCCAGGTTATTCAAGTGGCAAAAATCGCGACGCATCGACCTCTACAGTTTCATCCTGAGCCACATGCACAGAGTGCATGCCATTCTGAACATGGCATTTACGTTCGGCATCCCGATCCTGCTTGACCGCCTCATCAAGAACAGCATGCCGCGCAATTTCAGCTTGTTTGCACTGCTTGAACGTCATGCCGGCTACGCGCTGGCGGTGCTGGCATTTGTGTTCGTCGCCACTTTCTTCAACTATTGGGAACATCGCCTCTGGCATAGCCGCATCCTGTGGCCGATTCATCGCTTCCATCATTCCGCCACCGACTACAACGCCTTGACTGAAACGCGCAAGCATTTCACCGAAACCTTGCTGACACCGCTGTTTTTCACCCTGCCGCTGAGCTTGCTCGGCGCTCCGCTTGAATTCGTGGCGACCTATCTGGCCCTGATCCTGTTCCAGGGTTTCATGAACCACACCGACCAGGGCATCAGCTATGGCTGGATCGGCCGCCATCTCTGGATCGATCCGCTTTACCACAAGCTGCATCATTCCAGCGCAGCCGAGCACATGAACATGAATTTTTCCGGCACCCTGCCGCTGTGGGACAGGCTGTTTGGCACTTATGCGCCAGCCCATGGCGAGCTGGCGGTGGGCGTCAGCGGCGCACCGCACTATGACACCCTGCCCTACTGGAAAATCCATCTGCGGGACTTTTCCGACTTGTTGATCAACCTGGGTACGGCATTGAAGGATAAGCTGGGTCGCCGCGGTTCCATCGGCCGGGGGGGAAACTGA
- the ccrA gene encoding crotonyl-CoA carboxylase/reductase, with the protein MSAILKNINGPAGRPDIYGLQEYGAPGIVPYRMHAWVIEKDRFGEPLQALVERQVPVPEVGDNEVLVRVMAVGVNYNTVWAGLGQPISVFNLHDKDYHVPGSDASGIVWQVGKNVKNCAVGDEVIVTCFKQCLEHGNGSLNNPNFSSFDPMSSQNHAIMGYETPDGSYAQFVSAQAQQILPKPKHLTWEDAASYILTYFTAYRMLITQAEIKPGELVLVWGGAGGLGTYAIQLCREIGAEPIAVVSSDEKGKFCMKLGAIGYINRTEFAGYEVTDTEFNHYETAANNARRNQMMKAMGKRIWEICGQKRSPDVVFEHAGRETFATSVFLAARFGRIVICGATTGYELSFDVRHLWMHQKRILGSHYANFLDCRQANTLITKRKVDVINSRTYAYHELPQAHHDLYNNKIIGNASVLIMPGDVAGMKTREEIAARFSG; encoded by the coding sequence ATGTCAGCCATACTCAAGAATATCAACGGCCCGGCAGGTCGCCCGGATATCTACGGCTTGCAGGAATATGGTGCCCCAGGCATCGTGCCGTACAGGATGCATGCCTGGGTGATCGAAAAAGACCGTTTTGGTGAACCTTTGCAGGCGCTGGTAGAACGCCAGGTGCCGGTGCCCGAAGTGGGCGACAATGAGGTGCTGGTGCGGGTAATGGCGGTGGGCGTCAATTACAACACCGTCTGGGCCGGCCTTGGACAGCCGATCAGCGTCTTCAATCTGCATGACAAGGATTACCACGTGCCGGGCTCGGACGCCTCCGGCATCGTCTGGCAGGTCGGCAAGAACGTCAAGAACTGCGCGGTAGGCGACGAAGTCATCGTCACCTGCTTCAAGCAATGCCTGGAGCATGGCAACGGCAGCCTGAACAATCCGAACTTCAGCTCGTTCGACCCGATGAGCAGCCAGAACCACGCCATCATGGGGTATGAAACGCCGGACGGCAGCTATGCCCAGTTCGTTTCGGCGCAGGCGCAGCAAATCCTGCCCAAGCCAAAACATCTGACCTGGGAAGATGCCGCGTCCTACATTCTCACCTATTTCACTGCCTACCGCATGCTGATCACCCAGGCTGAAATCAAGCCGGGCGAACTGGTGCTGGTGTGGGGCGGGGCAGGGGGGCTCGGCACCTATGCAATCCAGTTGTGCCGTGAAATCGGCGCCGAGCCGATTGCGGTCGTGTCCAGCGATGAAAAGGGCAAGTTCTGCATGAAGCTGGGGGCGATCGGCTATATCAACCGCACCGAATTCGCGGGCTATGAAGTTACCGACACCGAATTCAACCATTACGAAACCGCCGCCAATAACGCTCGCCGCAACCAGATGATGAAGGCCATGGGCAAGCGCATCTGGGAGATTTGCGGCCAGAAGCGCTCGCCCGACGTGGTTTTCGAACATGCCGGCCGCGAGACTTTCGCCACTTCCGTGTTCCTGGCGGCGCGCTTCGGCCGTATCGTCATCTGCGGCGCCACCACCGGCTACGAGCTGAGCTTCGATGTGCGCCACCTGTGGATGCATCAGAAACGCATCCTCGGCTCGCATTACGCCAATTTCCTCGACTGCCGGCAGGCCAATACCTTGATCACCAAACGCAAGGTGGACGTGATCAACAGCCGCACCTATGCCTACCACGAGTTGCCGCAGGCGCACCACGACCTGTACAACAACAAGATCATCGGCAATGCCAGCGTGCTGATCATGCCGGGCGACGTCGCCGGGATGAAGACGCGGGAGGAAATCGCGGCACGGTTTTCCGGCTGA
- a CDS encoding MFS transporter → MSGTTTHGGGMAANLLQRSTLDELHSRSDDPAGVAPGDIAVGVIIGRASEYFDFFVYAIASVLVFPSVFFPFEQRLEGTLYAFLVFAFAFIARPFGTVAFMAIQRRFGREAKLTGALLLLGASTAGIAFLPSYAELGFAAIVMLSLLRIGQGVALGGSWDGLPSLLMLNAPQHRRGWYAMLGQLGAPVGFIVAGGLFAYLLANLSDADFLAWGWRYPFYAAFAINVVALFARLRLISTNEYARLLEERELQPTDVIEMTRSQGRNLLIGALAALASYALFHLVTVFPLSWIALYSSRSVSGFLLLQMAGAVLAAVGIVASGLIADRFGRRTTLGILACLIALFSALVPMLMDGGDIGQDIFILLGFALLGLSYGQASGAVSSNFAAKYRYTGAALTSDLAWLVGAGFAPLVALGLSAHFGLASVSLYLLSGAAGSLLALSLNRALEIRD, encoded by the coding sequence ATGTCCGGCACAACTACACATGGCGGTGGGATGGCCGCCAATCTTTTGCAGCGTTCTACCCTGGACGAACTGCACAGCAGGTCAGATGATCCCGCCGGGGTCGCACCCGGCGATATCGCCGTCGGCGTCATTATTGGCCGCGCTTCCGAATACTTTGATTTTTTTGTGTATGCCATCGCTTCGGTGCTGGTGTTCCCATCGGTTTTCTTTCCGTTCGAACAACGACTCGAAGGCACGCTGTATGCCTTCCTGGTGTTCGCCTTTGCCTTTATCGCAAGGCCCTTCGGCACGGTGGCCTTCATGGCCATCCAGCGCCGCTTCGGCCGCGAGGCCAAACTGACGGGGGCCCTCCTCCTGCTCGGCGCTTCCACGGCGGGCATCGCATTCCTGCCGAGTTATGCGGAGCTGGGTTTCGCCGCGATCGTCATGCTGTCGCTGTTGCGCATCGGCCAGGGCGTGGCGCTCGGTGGTTCGTGGGACGGCCTGCCCTCGCTGCTGATGCTCAACGCTCCGCAACACCGGCGCGGCTGGTACGCGATGCTTGGCCAGTTGGGCGCGCCGGTGGGTTTCATCGTCGCCGGCGGGCTGTTCGCTTACCTGCTGGCCAATCTTTCCGATGCGGATTTTCTGGCCTGGGGCTGGCGCTATCCTTTCTACGCGGCGTTTGCCATCAATGTGGTGGCGCTGTTTGCACGCTTGCGCCTGATCTCCACCAATGAATACGCCCGCCTGCTCGAAGAGCGCGAGCTGCAGCCGACCGATGTCATCGAAATGACCCGCTCGCAGGGGCGCAACCTGCTCATCGGCGCGCTGGCGGCGCTGGCGAGCTATGCGCTGTTCCACCTGGTGACGGTGTTCCCGCTATCGTGGATCGCCTTGTATTCGAGCCGTTCGGTCAGCGGTTTCCTGCTGCTCCAGATGGCCGGCGCGGTGCTGGCGGCAGTCGGCATCGTCGCCTCCGGCCTGATTGCCGATCGTTTCGGCCGCCGCACCACGCTGGGGATCCTTGCCTGCCTGATTGCCCTCTTCAGCGCACTTGTGCCGATGCTGATGGACGGCGGCGATATCGGCCAGGACATTTTCATCCTGCTCGGGTTTGCCTTGCTCGGATTGTCCTATGGTCAGGCATCCGGGGCCGTCTCCTCCAACTTCGCGGCGAAGTACCGCTATACCGGAGCGGCCCTGACCTCCGACCTGGCCTGGTTGGTCGGCGCCGGCTTCGCCCCCCTGGTGGCGCTTGGCCTGTCCGCGCATTTCGGCCTGGCTTCTGTCAGCCTCTACCTGCTCTCGGGCGCCGCCGGGTCGCTGCTCGCCCTGAGCCTGAATCGCGCCCTGGAGATCCGAGATTAA
- a CDS encoding glycosyltransferase: MRDDCIVLTRFARDQPGFLDFSYRIKALAKAYRVTVVSSEPLTEPELLADGVEYLVLPHDSGRKGWFKYMLACARLVRMRRPACVVLLHSLLAPVVWLTGRIPTALYWNEHPSRFTAAPPSHPLFKRMARKLALRWLFFEAARRASLVMPIGEAHQQDLLAKGCDPQRVKLIYMGVDKTFMKSGPHQSAQPQLPLRLIYVGTVSKARGRDLMLEAIKLANREQPIAHLTLVGADEEEIGHCRRYAGRLGISNAVEVCGRVAGAEIPVILKGADAGLCLWEDQPWWRFNPPTKLFEYLVAGLPVLASDIRTHTQYVSHGNNGLIFKYDSFSLGKAIHQLAKRRHELPGLKSRARESGRQYLWDRIEPVFLQAIKSLHVARQGGHSSFEDPMHLHDQTSSEIR; this comes from the coding sequence ATGAGAGACGATTGCATTGTTCTCACGAGATTTGCGCGGGATCAGCCAGGCTTCCTGGATTTTTCCTATCGAATCAAGGCCTTGGCGAAGGCTTACCGCGTCACGGTCGTCAGTTCGGAACCGCTCACTGAGCCGGAGTTGCTGGCTGATGGTGTCGAATACCTGGTCTTGCCACATGATTCGGGGCGAAAGGGTTGGTTCAAGTACATGCTGGCCTGCGCTCGCCTGGTACGTATGCGCCGGCCAGCCTGTGTCGTGTTGCTGCATTCGCTCCTTGCCCCTGTTGTCTGGCTGACCGGGCGCATCCCGACTGCGCTTTATTGGAACGAGCACCCGAGCCGTTTCACCGCCGCGCCGCCGTCGCATCCTCTATTCAAGCGCATGGCACGCAAGCTGGCTTTGCGCTGGCTATTCTTCGAAGCAGCACGCCGGGCCTCGCTGGTGATGCCGATCGGCGAGGCGCATCAGCAGGATTTGCTGGCCAAGGGCTGCGATCCGCAGCGGGTCAAGCTTATTTATATGGGTGTCGACAAGACTTTCATGAAAAGTGGCCCGCATCAGTCAGCCCAGCCACAGTTGCCGCTGCGCCTGATTTATGTTGGTACTGTCAGCAAGGCACGCGGGCGCGACCTGATGCTGGAAGCGATCAAGCTGGCCAATCGTGAACAGCCGATTGCCCATTTGACCCTGGTCGGCGCCGACGAGGAGGAGATCGGACATTGCCGGCGTTATGCTGGCCGACTCGGCATTTCAAATGCAGTAGAGGTTTGCGGCCGCGTTGCCGGGGCCGAAATTCCAGTGATACTGAAGGGCGCGGATGCGGGTTTGTGCCTGTGGGAAGACCAGCCCTGGTGGCGCTTCAATCCGCCGACCAAGCTGTTTGAATACCTGGTGGCAGGATTGCCCGTGCTTGCCAGTGACATACGGACCCACACCCAATACGTATCCCACGGCAATAACGGTCTGATTTTCAAATACGACAGCTTCAGCTTGGGCAAAGCCATTCATCAACTGGCGAAACGGCGCCATGAATTGCCTGGATTGAAAAGCCGGGCCCGTGAAAGCGGCAGGCAATATCTGTGGGACAGAATCGAGCCGGTGTTTCTGCAGGCGATCAAGTCTTTGCATGTCGCCCGCCAGGGCGGTCATTCCTCCTTTGAAGATCCCATGCATTTGCACGACCAGACGTCGAGCGAAATTCGATAG
- the cyoA gene encoding ubiquinol oxidase subunit II: MLPSNSRRGLLLLPLALLAGCDTVLLNPAGDVANQQGQLILIATGLMLLIVVPVIFFTLLFAWRYRKGSARAEADYDPDWDHSTKLELLIWGVPLLLIIILGMITWISTHKLDPYRPLDRLDANRPIPADVKPLEVQVVSLDWKWLFIYPELGVATVNELVTPVDVPIRFKLTSSTVMNTFYVPDLAGMIYTMAGMETQLNAVINKVGAYDGFSAHYSGAGFSQMRFKYHGVSQGDFDAWVAKTKATGGTLDRSAYLALEPPSSAEPVRRFGDVAPGLFHTIVNRCVAPDTVCLDKMMADDAMRIRTALQQKAQQPGAPAPQQENVSSSHSHHE; the protein is encoded by the coding sequence ATGCTACCGTCAAATTCCCGTCGCGGACTCTTACTCCTTCCCCTTGCGTTGCTGGCTGGCTGCGATACGGTTCTTCTGAATCCCGCCGGCGATGTCGCCAACCAGCAAGGCCAACTCATCCTGATTGCGACCGGGCTGATGTTGCTGATTGTCGTGCCGGTGATCTTTTTTACCCTGCTGTTCGCCTGGCGGTACCGTAAAGGCAGTGCCAGGGCCGAAGCCGATTACGATCCTGACTGGGACCATTCGACCAAGCTGGAACTGCTCATCTGGGGCGTGCCGCTGCTGCTGATCATTATCCTCGGCATGATCACCTGGATCAGCACCCACAAGCTGGACCCGTACCGTCCGCTGGATCGCCTCGACGCCAACCGGCCGATTCCGGCCGACGTCAAGCCGCTGGAAGTCCAGGTGGTGTCGCTGGACTGGAAGTGGCTGTTCATCTATCCGGAGCTGGGCGTGGCGACCGTCAATGAACTGGTCACGCCGGTGGACGTGCCGATTCGCTTCAAGCTGACCTCGTCGACCGTGATGAACACCTTCTATGTGCCCGACCTGGCAGGCATGATCTACACCATGGCGGGCATGGAAACCCAGCTTAACGCGGTCATCAACAAGGTCGGCGCTTACGACGGCTTTTCCGCCCACTACAGCGGCGCCGGCTTCTCGCAGATGCGCTTCAAGTACCACGGCGTGAGCCAGGGCGATTTCGACGCCTGGGTCGCGAAAACCAAGGCGACCGGCGGCACGCTGGACCGCAGCGCTTACCTGGCACTGGAGCCACCCTCCAGCGCCGAGCCGGTGCGCCGCTTCGGCGACGTTGCGCCGGGCCTGTTCCATACGATCGTCAACCGTTGCGTGGCGCCTGACACCGTCTGCCTCGACAAGATGATGGCCGACGACGCCATGCGCATCCGCACTGCGCTGCAACAGAAGGCGCAGCAGCCAGGCGCGCCAGCCCCGCAACAAGAGAACGTCTCGTCCTCCCATTCCCATCACGAGTAA
- a CDS encoding glycosyltransferase, with protein MHIVDITMFYAAEGGGVSSYLNAKARWLARRSRIRHTIVSPSIRGDGGNPDVVQIPGITFPGIDGYRMPRSIGATCRILQDLQPDLIEVGDAGPCAWAALRMKRRQQIPVVAFYHSDLPALIGRQFGKLGQQGAIKYLQYIYRQCDLVLAPSHMMVQQLAAMGLPAAVHQPLGVDTWMFCPQRRDATLRAQLRLPANTRLLVYAGRFTPEKKLHFLIEAVRKLGKAYHLVLIGSGEELPRCRQTTFIPFVRDTRLLAELLASCDVLVHPGDCETFGLIILEAMACGLPVVGTTGGGVGELVDEQTGVLVAPNSAASLCEGIEAIFQRDLARLGANARRKATSEYDWDRIMPQLLHRYAGLLATHQRAELEAGIAYVAK; from the coding sequence ATGCATATCGTCGATATCACGATGTTCTACGCCGCCGAAGGCGGGGGCGTCAGTTCCTATCTGAATGCGAAAGCGCGTTGGCTCGCCCGTCGCAGCCGTATTCGGCACACCATTGTCAGCCCGAGCATTCGTGGCGACGGCGGCAATCCGGATGTCGTGCAAATTCCCGGAATCACGTTTCCCGGCATTGACGGTTACCGGATGCCGCGATCGATTGGCGCGACATGCCGCATCCTGCAAGACCTGCAACCGGATCTGATCGAGGTAGGCGATGCCGGTCCATGCGCCTGGGCCGCGTTGCGGATGAAGCGCCGGCAGCAGATTCCGGTGGTGGCTTTCTACCATTCCGACTTGCCCGCCTTGATTGGACGCCAGTTCGGCAAGCTGGGGCAGCAGGGCGCCATAAAATATCTGCAATATATCTATCGGCAATGCGACCTGGTACTGGCGCCAAGCCACATGATGGTGCAGCAGCTTGCAGCCATGGGGCTGCCGGCAGCGGTGCACCAGCCGCTGGGGGTCGATACCTGGATGTTTTGTCCGCAGCGGCGCGATGCCACCCTGCGTGCGCAATTGCGCTTGCCGGCGAATACACGCCTGCTGGTCTATGCCGGACGATTCACACCCGAGAAAAAGTTGCATTTCCTGATTGAAGCTGTTCGCAAACTGGGGAAAGCCTATCATCTGGTGCTGATTGGCAGCGGTGAAGAGCTGCCGCGCTGCCGCCAGACCACCTTCATTCCCTTCGTGCGCGATACGCGCCTGCTTGCCGAGTTGCTTGCCAGTTGTGACGTCCTGGTGCACCCGGGCGATTGCGAAACCTTCGGGCTCATCATCCTGGAAGCCATGGCCTGTGGCTTGCCGGTGGTCGGCACCACCGGCGGCGGCGTCGGTGAACTGGTTGATGAGCAAACCGGCGTGCTGGTGGCCCCCAACAGCGCTGCCAGCCTGTGCGAAGGCATCGAAGCGATTTTTCAGCGGGATCTGGCACGGCTGGGGGCGAATGCGCGCCGCAAGGCCACCAGCGAGTATGACTGGGACCGGATCATGCCGCAGCTGTTGCACCGCTACGCAGGCTTGCTTGCCACGCATCAGAGGGCAGAACTGGAAGCCGGGATTGCGTATGTCGCCAAATAG
- a CDS encoding DUF2334 domain-containing protein: MSPNSGKSLCVSIHDVAPQTWPDCLRLLQALRAVADIPLTFLVVPQYHGCQVRSDIYENMLGELLAQGHELALHGYTHLDTGPAPTCTGLVKRFMRTVYTQHEGEFAAIDAAEAGRRIELGLAWFRQRNWPVKGFVAPAWLLGEGAWAALQDFPFEYTTTMGRFYLLPQRQSLLSPSLLYTARNAAGRLVSPHWADLQAHCLQMSPLARLSLHPRDAAYPALVRHFQHLVEKLLATREPLTKASFAQRWRTRQENALPGYSCLR; encoded by the coding sequence ATGTCGCCAAATAGCGGGAAATCGCTGTGCGTCTCCATCCATGATGTCGCGCCCCAAACCTGGCCGGATTGCCTGCGTTTGCTGCAGGCGCTGCGGGCGGTCGCGGACATTCCGCTGACGTTCCTGGTCGTTCCGCAGTATCACGGATGCCAGGTACGTTCAGACATTTACGAGAACATGCTGGGCGAACTTCTGGCGCAGGGGCACGAGCTGGCCTTGCACGGCTACACGCATCTCGATACCGGTCCTGCTCCAACATGCACGGGCCTGGTCAAGCGCTTCATGCGGACGGTCTATACGCAGCACGAAGGCGAGTTTGCCGCCATCGATGCCGCCGAGGCAGGGCGCCGAATCGAACTTGGCCTGGCCTGGTTCCGGCAGCGCAACTGGCCAGTCAAGGGCTTTGTCGCGCCGGCATGGCTGCTGGGTGAGGGCGCCTGGGCGGCGCTGCAGGATTTTCCGTTTGAGTACACCACCACCATGGGCCGTTTTTATCTTTTGCCGCAACGGCAATCCTTGCTGTCGCCCAGCCTGCTCTACACGGCGCGCAATGCCGCCGGCAGGCTGGTGTCGCCGCACTGGGCCGATCTGCAGGCGCATTGTCTGCAAATGTCACCGCTGGCGCGGCTGAGCCTGCATCCGCGCGATGCAGCTTACCCGGCACTGGTGCGCCATTTCCAGCATTTGGTCGAAAAACTGCTGGCAACGCGCGAGCCGCTCACCAAGGCGTCGTTTGCACAGCGGTGGCGGACGCGACAGGAAAATGCCTTGCCAGGCTATAGCTGCCTTCGTTAA